GTCCCCAACCGTGAGTCCTCCTGTCTTCTTTCCTTAATTCCTCGTTTGTTAGTTCATAAATCTTATCTTTAAAATTCATATTAATCTGTAAAAATCTTCGTAGGTAGCATAAATTATAAATGCTTCAATGACTCAAAGGCTCCGGCAGCACCACCTGAACCACCAAGTATTACAAACTTATCAGACTGTAAGTTTCACGCACGATTCttaaaaaaattaggaaattctaGTACTAGTGCTGTTGTGCTGATGCTGTGGTTATGACTTTTATCATCTGAATTTCCGAAAGTGTACTTACATGCCTACTGTGGAGGCAATTGCGTGTGAAATTCAACATTCGGGCACCGTTGTGAATGCCACGATGGCTACAACAATCTTCTCAACAACACAAGTTTCCCTTGCCACACAGACTGTAAGACCATTTGTATTGTAGTTCATAGTTATTAGCACAAGATCATTTTGACTGACCATATAAACCTGTTTTAGGTTCTTTTGGAGCTGATTGTTATCTGGCTGAGCAATTCTTCATCCTGACCATTCTCGATTGATATTGGAATAATATAGTGGCAGATCGACTATTATCATTTTCATTACTTGATATCACATCCAGGTCCAACGAAGACTAGAAAACCAAGAATAAAGCGAAACAAAATAAGAGCAAACTAACATGAGTATGAGAATCATTTGAAATTCATTATAATCTAAAGTAGCAACAAAGTGAGTCGGAAAGTAAATGTTTTCATGTACTGTGATTAAGCTATATATGTACCAGGACCTGGATTCTCTGCTGGCATGAAGGAAGCCTGTTAATGCTAGATCAATTGTGAGCTGAGAAACCTAAGATGGACAAGAGGAGGTTGATGATGTCCATGTATAAGGAGATTGCAGCAATGATGTATTCGTTGTAAGTGTGGCGCTTAATCATTTTCTCAGTGTCAATGACTATAAAGGCTGAGAAGATTGTAGAGGCTATACAACTATATATTGTGTAGGCGATGTTTGGCAGAGGGAAGAAAATCTGCAGGATGAACGCATGAAATAACTTACCTTATGATGGATTAAAAGGGTAAAGATGAGCAAAGGATCAAAATAAAACTAAAGTATCAAGTACCTGAATTGTGATATAAATCAGAAGCACTGGAAGGCATGCAAATAGAAATGGATCAAGGAAGGAAAAATCAAGGCCTTTTCTTGCTGCCCAGAAAGTGTACAATGTGAGCGCGATGACAATGGCAGCAGTAACACTTACAGCTTGTAGCATGGCTCTTCCTGTTTCAGTTGGCGCACGCACGCGCGCACACACAAATATCAAATGCTATATATAAGGAATACAAATTGCAGTCACCAGTATTCTCAGGAGCAAGTCAGCATAGAAATTCATTCTTGAAGGACAGATTACCAGAGGCATGTGTTTTCTTCAGGTCGAGATCAAAATTTTCATAATGCTTATAGGAATGAACAAATTTCAAAGTACATATAGGGCAGTTGGCTAGTTCCAAAAGAGTTGCTATTGTGAATGTATGATATCAGGAAATAATCTTAGAGACCTTTGCCATATCaaacatattcatatcatgaactTCAGAATTTAGCCCTAACAAAGTTCAATTGAGAGAACCTAAAGTCTCTCAATGAttctctttttattattattttacccaTTATCATGTTGGAAAGAAGTTCAAGTTTAAAATTGCTTTCTTCAAGCATCTGGCATTAAGAACTAAAATTTGCAATAATTATCTGATTTATGATTCATCGAAACATAAAATTCTTAGGAATGGAATTGTCATATTGCTCACCGTTTGGGATACTAATGTTCGCTTTGAACAACTCATTTTACAGTCTAATGTTCTGACTCTGAGATGATTGTAATTTGGCAATCAAAATGTGTTCTTCACTGCCATACGTTATACTTACCATAATAAACTTAGTAAAACAGAGTAACTATTTATGTTGGGTTTACATGATCTTGTCTTGTAGATGCAAGTTCTTCAGGGGTCTAAAAACTATAATTACCTTGGCAGTCATAACAGTATATAAATGTATGAGTTTTAGTTGTTTAAAATTCTTAAGGTTGTGTCATCTTTAACAATTTCTTAATTATTCTATCAATCAAGTTCATTCCCGACAGTAAAAGATGTTTCTAAACAGGTTATATAGAGTGATGATGTCACAGTCAGTAAAACTAAAATGATCGTCAAGTAAGGATTGTTAATATTGCGAACTTTGTTAAGCTCATATTTTTACTAGATTAACAGGCAGTTTGTCAGGAACCAAGATGGTGAGGCTTTTCACTTTCACCGTACTATCTTTAGAGGTTATTGTATCTCTAATCATCCTAACATCAATATAAGCATACCATTTTAaggattattcaaaaaaaaaaactttgtataCAATATTAGGTATAAGTGTGTCACACATTCGATGTGTACAAATTCACGCAAAATAGTCAGAGTAACCAAAATCAGTATTAAGTAATTACTATCACCAGCCAAATCGAATATCgacaaaatacaaaaataaaaactaGTTCACCACTCTTTTAAACCACAGTCCAACAGATGAAGGTACAGAAAAGAATTCGCATTGGAAAATTTTCCTATATTTATCTCTTACCAGCAATAGTCGCGGACGTGACACCGATGCAAAGGCTGATGCTAAGAGTGTAGATCGCCAAGAATACTAGATTGATCGGGTGGCGCTCCCGGAATCGCAGCATGGGCCACATCGCTATCCATGAATCGATCATAAAAGCCAGTCAAAAGAGGCACTAGGAACATTAAAGGTTCCCCATCAAACAATCTGCAAATCGAGACGATTACCGAGTAGCGGCAACATCATGATGGCGATGAAGACGCCCAACGCGGCCAGGGTTCGGGAACGGAAGAAGTCGGGGATAGGGTGGACGAAGGAGATCACGGAGGCGACGCCGGCGGTGAAGACGAACTGGGCGCCGATGATCGCGTAGACCTTACGGATGAACATCCAGCGGAGCCGGGGGACCTCAGTCATATTCGGGTACAAATCCGCCGCCGATGCGGCAGTCGCATCCGCCTTTCCGGCCTCGACGTCGACGGTCTCGTTCGAAGCAGTAGGCAGCGCGACCATCTCCGCCTTCTCTGCGATCGCAGGACTCTCCTGCGCCGACATGCTCATCAAATGCCAAAGAGAGGGGATGCGATGGGGAAGGAGATTTGTTGTGTGGATGGAGCAGAGGAAATTCGCCGGAACGGGAGATTTATTAGGGTTCCGTGATGTGACCGCGATGAAGGGAGGCAGAAGAAGAACAACAAAAACGGAAAGTGGCGAGTGCAGTTATGTGCGACGACACGAGGTGGTTTTGTTTGCCTTCGCTTTATCAAAGAAGTGGAGAAGCTCTCCACCCTAATTAAGGCTATTATTGAGTTTTTCTCGGCATTCCTTGGAGTTTATTGAATCTTTTTTTTTGTATGTATTAGATCATTTAATTAAcaaccttaaaaaaaaattagtagttTGTATTATATCATTTGTCAATATTAAAACAACAGGTAACTAAATATTCTATCTTTAAGAtgattataattttatattaatttaaaaaataattttaactagtgtaaataaaaaaaacatttttgacTTGTGGATGTGCAATTGTGTATGCCAAGTTGACTCGGCGATCTATATGAATCAAAGTCCATATCAATGGTAGGTTTTAAACATTAACTTGTAGGTTTGCATACCAATTGGCAACCTCTTTAAGGAGAAAAAACAACAATTAgatacacaaacacaagcaataagaAACTTACAAGAAAATAAGATATCTTCTTGTACTAATCAATGTCTGTTTTTCCTTCAATCAACTTTCCATTTTATCGAAAGGTAGCCGTCAATGTCTCTTTTCATTAATTTTCCTTACTTGAAGTGTCTGTTGAGTTCACTCTTCACTAGATCGCATAGCTTCCAAAATGCGAATGGCCAAGAAGCTGAAGCCATGGCCTTTTGAAAACATTCGCCACCACGAAAGAGTAGTAGACAACTGGTGCTTTAGCAACGACATCGGGACTTAAGCCATCCCCTGACGCCAAATTACGaggaaaatattattaaattcacTCTCTGCATAATCCCCGAGATCCCCATGAATTTTCCCCCCGGTTGTTCTTAAAGAAAAGATCTTTTAATCTGACCTCTTTGAAGTGGTTGCACTGTTACTTGTGCTGTTCAGTTCATCTATTCCCTCTATTATTGCCTGACCAAGTTGTAGTCTTCAAAACGATCGGAAGACCAGAGAGAAGGGAATTCTTTTCCTTGCTAAACATGCCAACCGATTAATGCAATGCGCCCATTCTTCGATATCAGATGGTCTTCCGATATCAGTTCCCCCAACATCTCCTCGTAATTATGATAATGATGTCTGTGGTAGCCTATTCATTCGAAAATCTCGTTAATGATAGAACAGGGGTCAAGTTGTGAGCGTAAGATTTATCCTATGTTTCTGAAGATGAGATCAGTCGAGAAATTAAGTAGATAATTTAGCGGTTGCGTAGAAATCTTTTGTACAAATAATGTTTACAAAGGAGCTGCTGCTGTAGCAGCTTGTTCAATCTTCTTGCTACCCGAAAAATGGTCTTCCGTTGCTGTTGGTTTCTTCTCATGGCATGAAGAGTTTGTTGCCGCATTTGCATCGCCACGCCTCGGGGTAGTACTCGAGCAGCACGTTGCGGCCGGGCTGGATGGCGACGTGAACCGGCACGCAGGGGCGGCAGCGGCCGCACCGAGCCCTGCAGGTCGGCGGCCACGAGCCGGGGCCGACGAGTAATCTCCGGCGAGCCACCGAGATTAGCTCCCTGTTCCAAGGCCGCAGCCGAGCCTCTCCAGCTTCCTCAAGAATTCCAGCCAAAGCACTACCTGCACATTGAGATAATCAGGAACATCAATGGCGGATGCATGAGTAAGAACAGTCGACGGCGAGAAAGAATTaatcctttctttttttttttcctcttttggGCGACACGGTGACGGGTGTAGCAATCATTTCCCCCTCTGGGGAAGTCTCAAGGAGAGATGAGTTCTTCAGTAGAAACCCATGGACCACAAGGCGGAGCGGTCAGAAGAACAAGTGGCAGAAAGCACTCAAACGCgagaagaagagaggttttgAGTACGAACTCGAACACAAGTTCGGATTTTTAAGCTGAGCAGCTCAGTAGAGTAGGCAGAAAAAGGGCCAATAAAGCATAGGCAAGCTATCAGAAATGGATCTCATTACTCTCTCGCCGATCGACTCACCGAGTGCGGCAGCCAGGACGAAAAAGGCAAAGACGGCGGAGAGGCGGCGGCGCCGGTGGCACGGGACGACCATTGCCTCTCAGTCTCAGCAGCCTGAGAAGGAGGTATTGGAGAGGGGAAGGGAAGTCCCGCAGCGAGCTTTAGGGGCGGCGACTAGCGAGGCGAAAGGAAAGAGAGAGGCAGCCGGCAGGGAGAAGGCGACACTTGGGGTGCAGTGTTGCCCCTTTGGTCGCTTGCATGGGGAGTTTAACTCGGACTAATGGGGCATGCTCGCTGACTGTGAGAGACGCAGCGTGAGCGTGGAATATGGAAAACAAGGATTTTCGATTGAATTACGAATCATAAT
The genomic region above belongs to Zingiber officinale cultivar Zhangliang chromosome 11A, Zo_v1.1, whole genome shotgun sequence and contains:
- the LOC122030959 gene encoding protein LIFEGUARD 1-like produces the protein MSMSAQESPAIAEKAEMVALPTASNETVDVEAGKADATAASAADLYPNMTEVPRLRWMFIRKVYAIIGAQFVFTAGVASVISFVHPIPDFFRSRTLAALGVFIAIMMLPLLAMWPMLRFRERHPINLVFLAIYTLSISLCIGVTSATIAGRAMLQAVSVTAAIVIALTLYTFWAARKGLDFSFLDPFLFACLPVLLIYITIQIFFPLPNIAYTIYSCIASTIFSAFIVIDTEKMIKRHTYNEYIIAAISLYMDIINLLLSILGFSAHN
- the LOC122030947 gene encoding EPIDERMAL PATTERNING FACTOR-like protein 5, which codes for MVVPCHRRRRLSAVFAFFVLAAALGSALAGILEEAGEARLRPWNRELISVARRRLLVGPGSWPPTCRARCGRCRPCVPVHVAIQPGRNVLLEYYPEAWRCKCGNKLFMP